The DNA window AAAAGGGAAGATAAGAGTGccatgagagagagcagagtcTCACACACCTCCCTTATGGGACAGTGGAGGCCAGAGCGGGACTGTGGGCAGGGACTCCCTGCAGAAGCCTACATGAGGCCATCTCCAAATGCCACCAAAAGAATCCAGGCACTGCTTTGAAACAAAGGTGCATGCTCAATACAGAAGGCCAATGAAAAGCATGAAAATGGACAGAACATCACCACATGCACGTTTCTTCCTCCGTCAACagtgagttttgtttgttttttaaaacaacctAGCAACTCAACTATTTTTTCACAGATGATGTTAAGTTAGATTAAGATCCAGCAGGTGTTTTGCTCCTGACTTCTGTGCTCCAAGGAAATTCAGTTCCTGGTACTGAACCCTGGCAGAGACAAAGGAGATGCCACGTCCAGGCGCTTTCCTGAAGTTTTATGTACCTCAAGGTCTGGTACACGAGCCAAATCCCACAATACCACACAAGCCTCATTTggctaaataaatggaaagtggATTTAACACAATCATCCCTGATGGCTAATTTTTTCACCAATTTGTTTTCATACAGGCAACATGAGTTTTTGGCTAGTCTGGAGTTCATTAATTAGCCCAAGACCAATGATTAACATCTAAATCATAAGTATTAATCTAATTTATAGACACGCAGCAAATTTTTTGGGATACCGCAATCAAGACAAACTGGCAACTGGgaactctctctttttaaagatcaaGTCAAAAAGGTTAGCATCTTCCCTCAAGATTGGAAATAGGGTCTGGGTTTTATcagttaaggaaagaaaatattccgccttttctagaatttctcagaatgagagagaatctGAATCAAAATGAGTCATGTGTTCAGCCTTCCTCCACATTTCCTTTAAAGCCCATTCAAGTAGAAAGCTCTTCCAGGAAAACAAGACCATCAGgaatttcttcatgttttcaaATGCTCATTATAATCCCTGAAATATTTACCCAGTGATCCTGAATGCTCTAAGAGCAGACGAGAGACACACAAAGCGGCATAAAATCAAAAGGCAGTCTACAGAAACCTGGCAAAGGGTACAAGAGTCACAAAGAATGACAAACGAGTCTGCTATCTCAGACGAAACCAGTATAGTCTCGTAGACACAACGAACAGAAGCCAGGAGAAGCGAGCTCGGACACCACACATGGCTGGCGATCTTACATCGAGAGCCCTGACGACCACCCGACCACAAAAGCGGAGAGCGAGGGTGCAGTGATGCAAAGGCACAGGCATGCGAACGCCTGTAGGGCGAGGGGCAGCGCGCCGAGCGCCCGAAGAACAGAGCATTTACAGACAGCATGCTAGTGAGTACTGGGAGCTTCACCACCCACAGATTTATTCGTGTATTTTTAAATGCCCACCTGCCCCATCCCCTTGAATCCTAAAATAAACCACAACTGTCCCAGAACAAACGACTACTTCCTCCAAACAAGTGGTTGCTGGAAAGCTGTAGTCACATTTCAGTCAGAGACGCGGGGGAGAGAAATGCTCTCAGGAACTGGACATTCAGGACTCCACCCAGACTCAGAAATAATTGTAAGCTTCCACTTGGAAGTGCGGACATGCCAATCAGAGAGGGGAGATGCAAGATGATTAAACCttgatttcatataaatattttacttcccTAGCATGTACAAATCTCACGTTGACATTCTAAATACTATCATTCCACCAAACAAAGCTCAACACCGCGTCGCTTAAATCCCTTCTCCCTTATTACCCCACCGAGAGGCCCCCACTGCTATTTTTGAGTTTATTCTCGACCCTGACTCCtaccccccccatcccccagctagCGGCATCACAGCTTTCTGACCTGGGATGAGGTCCTGCACTTGGCCAGACACAATTCAAAGTGATCTTCGACGGCCATGAAGAGGTTCTGGAACGCCACGGCTGCCCGGTTGAGGAAGCGCTCCAGGAGAAGTTGCTATGGAAACAAAAGTTAGTACCTATAATAAATTCCAGACTCAGCAGCACAAGGTAACCTTGGATATTTCTCCTAAACTAAGAGACTGCTGATGTGGAAGAGGGGAgtagagagagggagcgagcaagCTCAAATGAGCAAGAGCCTGATACCCAATCCGCGAGAGCGCTGATGGGggacccaggggcccctcctgcAAATGAGCCACCCCAATCAATGGGAACGACTCCCTTCCTCATGGGCACTGCTTCACAGCAGCAGTTTCTGCCATCTACACAGTCCCCACCTCAGCCCTCCCTTCCAGAGACTCGTGCACAGAGACTCCGATGCTCAGCATCCAGTAAGGGCACAGAGAAGGGGCCTGGAGTCGGCAGCCGCCGTCCGTACCTTGCTGGGCTGCAGGCAGCAGGACACGCAGTACTCGTAGGCGCCGCAGCAGCCGTGGGGCAAGCAGCCGTCACAGCGGTACTGCTTGGTGCCGGGGACGTTGACGTTACAGCAGCCGTTCACCAGCAAGTCCTTCCTTTCACAAATGTAGCCTGGAAGTCAGAGACTCACCTGAGGAGAAAGCCGGCAGGCCTCCCACCTCTCTACCAGGGCGAGCACAAAGCAGCCATCCAAGTACTGCCCGCACAGCACACGCACAGCCAGGACGTGGCGTGTGGAGCACGCCAAGCACCAGAGGGCCAGGAGGCCGGCATAGCGCGGCCAGGGCTTGCTCTCTGCGGGTCGCCGTGGACAGGCACCGCGGGCTCCCGGGCGGGGAGCAGGCTACATGTTCTCATTTACCTAAAATCGCCTTCTGGTCTGCCGACACATGTTTGATTTAATCCCCATGCCAAGTCATGCCTAACCAATGCAAGCCACTCTTTCATCTGTGACTGAAGAAAAATGCattgttttcaaaaaatgaaagaaaaatagaaacaaaccaaGGCATTCATTCCTGAAAGTGAGAGCCAGCTAGatttaaaaaccaaccaaccaacccccCAATCTTTACAGTATCTTTTAAATGCTTGCATTTCTTTAAGTGATTTGGAGGATTTTTCAAAAAGTAGCCACACTGAACCTTCATAAATTGATTTAAGCTGTTTTAAGTATACAGGCCAGGATTCAACTACCCCTCAGAATCCAGGAATGCAAGCTCTCTAATACCCAAAGGAGAAAAATCCTCATTTGCTCCACTCCCATCGTCTGTAAACACACTGCCTCCAACCCAGTCAAACCTGTACTCAACTTAAAGGAAAGACTCTCCTTGTAAAAACTAATTTATTGTTCAGAGCTgctaaacagacatttctctacaATCTTCTGGGAGTGGGacagaaaaatgtaagaataagTGCACAAGGGACACCACATGGCTCATGGGAAACTCCCAGGTGCACAAACGGGCCCACAGGTCCCTACCCCGGCCCACAGGTGCAGAGCAGTTGTTGCCAGCATCATTCCATTCCAAATGCCCCAGCTCCTTAATCCTCAGAGAATGAGACTTAGTGAAGTATAAGGTCGTTTTCAgaaactactctggaaaacaaagtCTGTGCAAAAGCAGGAGACACCAGTAAAATAATAGAAGAGACGCAGAGGGCCCTCACTTAACACCTGGAAAACTGGGGCCTGGAAAGAACCAGACCCCAGTTACCTAAGAACTGGGTgctttgtgttgttgtttttaactacATTCTGTCTTCTAAATTAAGAGACGACGCCTCAAATGCTATATGTTTCTGGGATTCTTTGTTAACTATTCTTACTCATTTTCTTCACAAGGATtataaataaaccaacaaaaacccagcatgtttttcaaaatttggtCAAAAATGATAACTACACTGCAATCTTATCACCTCTCTGTAGGGAAGACGTAAAATATAACGTAGCCTAAACTCCACTTGTTGAAATtatctttctgcccctttctctcttccgaATTGTAGGCCTACAGTAGGCCTGGGCCGCACTGGCCACGtttcactccccctcccccacctttcacTCCCCAGTGCTAACTGCCAGTATTTAGCCTTGAAACCACAACGCTTTCTGATTTCCAATTGAAAGAGAGCTCAAGATTTCTTCTTCTGCATCGTAAATCTACTCATGCCAATGTTGTTTCCAACAAGGAGTCCAGTAAGATCACAACCTCAGGGTGCGTCACGACTGACTGGGATATTAACTTCTAACCTTGAAAAaatttgtcattctaactggttgCCTTATTTAATAAGTGCTACCCTGGCAATATTCGTGGTACCATCTGCTTGCTAAAAAGTATAAATTCCTGCAAGTTTTCTTTATGAAATTGTTTCTTCTCACGGTCATGGAGGTACAATACAAACTATGGATCTGCGATTTTTATTAATCGATTCTTGGAACTTTTTAAGAAGTCTGAGAGTCTTTGTCTCACTTGAATTAATCAGAGGAAAATTATTCTTGTGTTAGCTACAGCAAAACAAAATGACTATCACTCGTAACCTAATTATTAACTATTAAAGTCAAAGCATAAGATTTCATGTTTTCTCACTGGGTGTCATAGAAACACAACAGTCTCTAAGAAAAAAAGGACGGAACTCCCAAGTTCAGTCCTGGCCCTAGGTCTGCCCGCTGACCAGCTATTTCATCTCATGGAAGTAAATTTCCTTTGCCaaactttgtttaaaaagcaaaacaaggggcccctgggtggctcagtcagttaagcgtctgccttcggctcaggtcatggttccagggtcctgggatcgagccccacatcgggctccctgctcagcgggaagcctgcttctccctctcccacttcccctgcttgtgttccctctctctcgctgtctctctctctgtcaaataaataaaatctttaaacaaaagacAAGAGGCTATTTGcaatattatttgctttttcaaCACAATCTTAAAGACAGAGTTTGACACCGGCATCGCTGCTGGCTTGTAAGCACATTCTTGTGCAAAATTTTCCAGTTCTTCTACCTTAGGTGGGCGTTTTTCCTCTGATCCCTTCTCTCAATTCCAAGTAATCTCATCTGATCTGATGCTTCTGAGATCTTTTGGGGAaagctgtttttgcttttttgctgggaatgga is part of the Zalophus californianus isolate mZalCal1 chromosome 14, mZalCal1.pri.v2, whole genome shotgun sequence genome and encodes:
- the SPRING1 gene encoding UPF0454 protein C12orf49 homolog isoform X12, encoding MPPGPRAFPAPRPGRRAPRPPRHGEPSGHGVAPAPPEEVGARSGLRAVARLLPQQHLQAGYICERKDLLVNGCCNVNVPGTKQYRCDGCLPHGCCGAYEYCVSCCLQPSKQLLLERFLNRAAVAFQNLFMAVEDHFELCLAKCRTSSQSVQHENTYRDPIAKYCYGESPPELFPA